The genomic window GGGCAGGGTCAGGCCGGTCACGCTGAGGCCGGTCTTGTAGGCCTTCAACGATGCCTGCAGGCGCTGCTCGGCAACCACGGCCAGCGGCCCACGGTTGTTCAGCACGGTGTTCAGGTCGGCACGGCCAACCTGCTCACGCACGGCGCTCTGCGCGGACTGTTCCAGCATCTGGTCGGCATCAACCGTACCGAACAGGTACTCGCGCGGATCATCGACGCGGTACTGCACGTTGACCGACACGTTGACGATGTTCTCGTCGCGGGTCAGCACCGGCACATTGCTGCTGAAGGTCTTGATCTGGGTCGCATTGACCTTGACCACCGATTCCAGCGGCCACGGCAGCTTGAAGTTCGGGCCCGGCTGCAGGATGCGCGAGTATTCGCCAAAGCGCAGGACCACACCACGCTGCTGTTCGCCGATCAGCTGGAAGCTGGAGAACAACAACAGCAGAACCACTGCGACCAGCACCCAGCGCCATATACCGCCATCAAACAGGTCGCGCAGCGGTCCCGGAAGACCCCCACCCCAACCTCCGCCATTGCCGCCACGTGGCGTACGCGGCGCGCGGTTGTTGTCCGCACCACCACCGCTGTTGCCGCCGGGT from Stenotrophomonas nitritireducens includes these protein-coding regions:
- the hflK gene encoding FtsH protease activity modulator HflK: MAWNTPGGNSGGGADNNRAPRTPRGGNGGGWGGGLPGPLRDLFDGGIWRWVLVAVVLLLLFSSFQLIGEQQRGVVLRFGEYSRILQPGPNFKLPWPLESVVKVNATQIKTFSSNVPVLTRDENIVNVSVNVQYRVDDPREYLFGTVDADQMLEQSAQSAVREQVGRADLNTVLNNRGPLAVVAEQRLQASLKAYKTGLSVTGLTLPDARPPEEVKPAFDEVNGAQQVKERLINEAQAYAAKVVPEARGQASRARTTAEGYKQAIVARAEGDARRFTLLQGEYKNAPDVTRKRLWLETVEQVLAENRKVIGGDGRQLIYVPMPADAGKTGNAPQLTPEMVAPALPAATDSIRNADRSVSRSASREEAGR